One genomic window of Pagrus major chromosome 22, Pma_NU_1.0 includes the following:
- the sh3bgrl2 gene encoding SH3 domain-binding glutamic acid-rich-like protein 2, which yields MVIKVYIASSSGSVAVKKHQQAVVGFLEANRISFQEVDITMLEEQRLWMYRNIPRDRQPEKGNPLPPQIFNEDRYCGDYEDFFQSKENNTVFTFLGLSSQPSVKDSES from the exons ATGGTCATCAAGGTTTACATCGCCTCTTCATCCGGCTCTGTCGCG GTAAAGAAGCACCAGCAGGCAGTGGTTGGTTTCCTGGAGGCAAATCGAATCAGCTTCCAGGAGGTAGACATCACCAtgctggaggagcagaggcTCTGGATGTACCGTAACATCCCCAGAGACAGGCAGCCGGAGAAGGGCAACCCGCTGCCTCCGCAGATCTTCAACGAGGATCGCTACTGCGGG GACTATGAAGACTTCTTCCAGTCAAAGGAGAACAACACTGTGTTTACATTCCTTGGGCTCAGCTCCCAGCCATCAGTGAAA GATTCTGAGTCGTAG